GCGGCCTGGCCGATCTGGCCGTCGTACGCGGCGACGGACGCGGTGTTGATGATGACGCCGCGCTCGCCGTCCTCACCGGGCTCGTTCTCCTTCATCGCGGCGGCCGCGAGCCGGATCATGTTGAAGGTGCCGCCGACGTTGACCTGCAGCACCTTCATGAACGAGTCGAGCGAGTGCGGGCCCTGCTTGCCGAGCACCTTCGCGGCGATCGCGATGCCGGCGCAGTTGACGACACCCGACAGCGGGGCGTCCTGGTCGCGGGCGACGTCGACGGCGTGCTGCACCTGCTGCTCGTCGGTGACGTCGGTGGCCACGAAGGTCGCGCCCTCGGGTGCCTCACCCTTGAGGTCGGCGACGACGACGGTGGCGCCGCGCTCGAGCAGGGCCTTGGTGGTGGCGCCGCCGAGGCCGGAGGCGCCGCCGGTGACGATGAACGTGCGGTTCTTGAATTCCATTGCTAACTGTCCCTTTTCGCTGAGGTTGTGGTGGTCAGGAAGGAGAGTGCGGGCTACGCCGGACGGCGACCAGCGGGATGTCGTGTTCGTTGCCGAACGCTTCCCAGTCGTCGCTGGTGCGGGTCTTGAAGGTCTCGGCCAGCCGGTCGTCGGGGGCGACGTGTTCGGCCAGGCGCGCGGCGAAGTGCGGCTCGAGCGCTCCCACGGCGACCCAGCCGTCGCTGGTCGGGTAGATGTTGTAGTTGGGCAGGATGCCGTTGAGGATCGCGCCCGGTCCGGTCAATCGCATTGCGCCGGAGGCCCATTGGGCGGCGTCCTCGAGCGCCACCTGGGCGGTCGCGGGCCGGCCGAGTTCGCGGGCGCGCAGCATCGCGAGGCAGGTGGAGGTGGCCCGCTCGGCGCCGAGCAGGTCGGCGATCGGCAGCGGCGGCATGGCCGGCGGCACGACGGTGCCGAACGCCGCCTGGTAGGTCAGGTCGTGTCCGGAGTGATCGGGGTGCGACGCCGAGCCGATGATCTCGACGTAGGCGAGGCCGTGCTTCTCGGCGCTGGCCGGCAGGCCGAGTCGCTCGTTGGCCGACGGCCGGAACGACGTCAGCAGCAGGTCGGCCTCGGCGAGGATCTCGTCGAGCCGGGCGCGGTCGGCCGCATCCTTGAGGTCGAGTTTCACGACCTCCTGACCGGCGGCCAGTTCGCCGTACCAGTCGGGCACCATCAGGCCGAGCGGGTCGCCGGCCGGCGGCTCGACCTTGATCACGCGCGCGCCGTACTCCACCAGCCGCGACGCGGCGAGCGGGCCGGGCAGGTTGACCGCGAGGGTCACGACGGTCGTCCCGGTCAACGGTTTCGGTTGGTCGGTCATGCGGATCTCCAGGTTGACGAGTGCTGGACCAGGTGTGGCGCGGGTCTCACCCGAACTGTACAAACGTATCGTTGCCGTCAGCCGACGGACTCCGACCCGAGTTCACCTCCCCGAAGAGAGGCCTGCCCATGCGCGCCATCCAGATCACCTCCCTCGACGGCCCCGACGCTGTCACGCTCGCCGACCTGCCCGACGCCGCGTCCGACTCCCAGGTCGTCATCGAGGTGAAGGCCGCCGGTGTCGCGTTTCCCGAGTTGCTGCAGACCCGCGGGCTCTACCAGATGAAGCCCGATCTGCCGTTCGTGCCGGGCGCCGAGGTGGCCGGCGTCGTGCGCAGTGCACCGGAGGGCAGTGGGTTCGCCGCGGGCGACCGCGTCGCCGCGCTGCCGATGTTGGGCGGCTTCGCCGAGGTGGTCACCGCCAGCCCCGACCTCACCTTCGAGCTGCCTGACTCGGTGACCTTCGAGGAGGGTGCGTCGTTCATCTTCAACTACGGCACCGCCTACTTCGCACTGGTCGAGCGCGGCGGCCTGCGCGAGGGTGAGAGCGTGCTGGTGCAGGGCGCCGCGGGTGGTATCGGCACGGCGTCCATCCAGGTGGCGAAGGCGTTCGGTGCCGGACGCGTCGTCGCCGTCGTGTCGACGGATGAGAAGGGCGAGGTAGCGGTCGCCGCCGGCGCCGACGAGTACGTGCTCGCCGACGGGTTCAAGGACGCGGTCGGCAAGTCGATCGACATCGTCGTCGACCCGGTGGGTGGCGACCGGTTCACCGACTCGCTGCGCACGCTCAAGGACGACGGCCGCCTCCTGGTCATCGGGTTCACCGCCGGCTCGATTCCCGAGGTGAAGGTGAATCGCCTGCTGCTCAACAACATTTCGGTCGTCGGCGTGGGCTGGGGTGCCTACGCGATGTCGCGCCCGGGGCACATCGGAACGGAATGGAACGCGATGGTGCCCCACTTGGAGAGCGGCGTGCTCAAGCCGATCGTCGGCGGCACATACCCGCTGGCCGAGGCCGCCGAGGCGCTGAAGTCGTTGGAGACCCGCAAGGTCACCGGCAAGGTCGTGCTGGTTCCCTGAGGAATTCGGCCGAACCGCTGGTCGCCTATCTCCAGTAGTTCGACAAGGCCTTCGGTCTCGGTTACGCCACCCCGGCGGCCCGGGCCTGGATCGACGGCGGCACCCCCGCCCAGGGCTTCATGAAGAACACCGAGGGCCCGTTCGCCGACTTCTTCAAGAACATCGCTGGCCCCTGGGCCGACTGGCTGTTCATGATCGGCCTGGCCGGCATCGGCATCGCCGTCCTCGCCGGAGCCGGCCTGAAGATCGCCGCGTGGTCGGGCACCCTGCTGCTCGGTCTGATGTACCTCGCGGAGTTCCCGATCGGTCAGGCGAACCACGGGTTCACCAACCCGATCACCGACAGTCACTGGATCGAGGCGATCTGCCTGCTCGTCCTCGCCTACACCTTCGCCGGCGACAAGCTCGGCCTGGGTAAGTGGTGGGGCCGGAAGGTCGGCAACGGTTTCCTGCGCTGACCGCCTCCCCGACGAACCCGTCCGCAGCCCGCGGGCGGGTTCGCCGGCGTCCGGGGTCGTGTCGGGTCGTGTCGGGTCGTGTCGCGTCGGTTGATTCCTTCCCGGCCGGCCGCCCCGCCTGGCAGGATCGGACAATGGCCAAGAAGACTGCGAACGGCACCGTCCGGATGGACAAGAAGCTCTACGAGGCCGAGCTCGAGCGATTGCAGACCGAGCTCGTCGCCATGCAGGAGTGGGTGAAGCAGACGGGCGCGCGTGTCGTGGTCGTCTTCGAGGGGCGCGACGCCGCCGGCAAGGGCTCGGCGATCAAGCGAATCACCGAATATCTCAACCCGCGCGTTGCACGCGTGGCCGCGCTGCCGAAGCCCTCGGATCGACAGAAGACGCAGTGGTACTTCCAGCGCTACGTCGAACATCTCCCGGCCGCCGGCGAGATCGTCATCTTCGACCGGTCCTGGTACAACCGCGCCGGCGTCGAGCGGGTGATGGGGTTCTGCACCCAGGAGCAGTACGAGCGCTTCCTGGTGCAGGCGCCGATCTTCGAGCAGATGCTCATCGACGACGGCATCCTGCTGCGCAAGTACTGGTTCTCGGTGTCGGACGTCGAGCAGCAGGCGCGGTTCAAAGCGCGGTCCGAAGACCCGATGCGCCGGTGGAAGCTGTCGCCGATGGACCTTGAGTCGATCACCCGCTGGGAGGCCTACTCGCAGGCGAAGGACCACATGTTCGCCGCCACCGACAAGCCCCAATCACCTTGGTACGTCGTCGAATCCGAGGACAAGCGGGCCTCGCGCATCAACGTCATCGCACACCTGCTGTCGACCATTCCGTGGCACCCGGTGGAGTTGCCGACGCCCGACGTGCCCGAGCGCCCAGCGCCCGTTGGCTACACGCGTCCGCCGCGCACCTCGCAGACCTACGTGCCCGACCACGCCGCCGAGGTGACCAAAGCCGCGCAGGCAGCCAAGTCGGCGAAGGACGCCAAGGCAGCGAAGGACGCCCAGCCGGGGAAGGGCGGCAAGAAGAGGGACTGACCTCAGAGCCAGTCGTACTGGTGCTCCGGTCGCCCGGTCGCGCCGTACCGCAACGCCATTCGCGCCTTGCCGTCCTCGGCGAGTGCCGCCAGATAGCGCTGCGCGGTGGCCCGGGAGACGCCCACCTCGTCGGCGATCTCGGCGGCCGTGCGCGGTTCGGTCGACTGCTGCAACGCCTCGCGCACCAACTTCGCGGTGACCGGCGACTGACCCTTCGGGGTCTGCGGACGGTCGCCCTCGTGGAGGGCGAAGAACGCGGTGTCGAGGCGGTGGCGCTGGTGATCCTCGTGCGAGTGGTCGTTCAGGTGCGTCGCCGGACGGCTTGACCGCGTCACGGGCGCCACCCTGGCAGGCTGACCGAAGACCCACCGAGACGGAGGAAACGCCATGACCGACAACAGCTCCCGGTTCTCCGGACGGCTCCAGCAGCTCACCGACCGGGTCTGGGCCTGGGTGCAGCCCGACGGCACCTGGTGGCTCAACAATGCGGGTGTCGTGGCCGGCGACGACGGGATCTTCGTGGTCGACACGTGTGCCACCGAGCCGCGTACGACGGCCTTTCTCGATGCGGTCGCCGGCGCGGTCGACGGGAGCGTGCGTTGGGCGGTCAACACCCACGCCCACGGTGACCACTGCTACGGCAACTCGCTGCTGCCCGAGGATGCGACGTTGCTCGGCCACGAGTTGATGTGCGAGCAGTTGCGCACCGACCCGATCATCGACGGCTGCCCGCCGCTGTGGCAGCCGGTGCCCGACTGGGGTGCGGTCACCCGTCGCGTTCCGACGGTCTCCTTCACCGACCGGCAGACCGTCGAGATCGGCGGCGCCACAGTCGAATTGCGGCATCCCGGTCACCCGGCGCACACCACCGGTGACACCGTCGCGTGGATCCCGAGCGAGGGCGTGCTCTTCACCGGCGACCTGCTCTTCCATGGGCTCAGCCCACTGGTCTTCATGGGTTCGGTCGACGGCGCGAACAGGAGCCTCGACTGGATCGCGTCGTTCGGCGCGGCGCAGGTGGTGCCCGGGCACGGACCCGTGATCAGCGCGGCCGAACTCCCCGAGGTGATCGCCCAGCACCGCGCCTACTACGAGTTCGTTCGAGGGGTCGCGGCCGACGGCATCCGACGCGGCGTCGACCCGCTGACCGCCGCGCGTGCGGCCGACCTCGGCGAGTTCGCGACTTGGACCGACGCCGAGCGGCTCGTCCCGAACCTGCACCGTGCGTACGCCGATGCCGGGGTGGGCGAGGTGGACGTCGTCGCCGCCCTCTCCGAGGCGGTCACCTGGGCAGGCGGCCCGATGAAGACGCACGTCTAGGGTTCGAAAACAAGACGACGACAAGGGTTTTCGGGTCGTTTCGTTCGGTCGCCGGGGTCGTCGATCAAGCGGCGAAGGAGCCGGCGACCTACTGGTTGACCAGTTCGTTCTTGGTCGTGACGACCTCGATCGTGCTCGTCGGCCCCGACACGGTGATCGCGCCGGGGATGTCGGCCCAGCCGCCGCCGTCGACCGAGTACTGGCCGCCGTACGTCGTCGCCACGCTCGTCGTGTAACGACCGCGCTTGTCGTAGGCGTGCTTGATGTCGCCGTCGGGGTAGGTGCCGCCACCCGACTGGGTCGTGCCGCTCGTCGACCCGTCGCCGAAGGTGAACACGTTGTGCTTGAACGTCGGCTTGATGCGCACCTGGTGCCCGAGCAGCGTGACCGTGTTGATCTCGTTCGGCTGGAATCCGGCTGCGGGGTACTGCAATTGGAAGTAGACCGGCAGGGTCACCAGCGTCGCTCCGCCGACGGGCTGGGTCGCCACCGTGGGCTTCGCGAACGGCGTGTGCTCCCACTGCGACTTGATCATCGCCATCGTCAGTTGCGGGCGGGCCGTGTTGTTCGGGACGGCGTTCGGCCAGCAGGTGGTGCCGACGCGCTCCCAGACCTTCGTCACGTCAGGCTCCGGAATGAGCAAGCGACGGAAGATGATCGAGTACGGCCCGGGCGCGTTCGCGTCGGTGCAGGTTTGGTACGCACTCGTGCAGCCCACCTCGACCGTCGAAGTCACCGTGTTGTTGCCGCAGGCGAGGATCGTGACGTACTCGTACGGGACGACCTTCGTCACCTGCTTGCCTGCCGTGGCGTACTTGGCCTCGCCCCTGGGTGGGAGGGCACGAGTTTGTGCCTCGGTCTTTCCTGCGTACGTGCCGCCGCCGGTGTTCTGTGTACAGACGATCCCTTTGCACTTCGGAGTGCCTCCGGCGACCGTGCCCGGGTGTTGAATGAGGCCGCCAAGGCTGGTTACAGCGATCATGAGGACCGTCGCAGTGGCGCTCACGGCGTTCCTTGCTGAAGCTCGGCCACCCGCCATCCACTCGTCCAAATCAGCGTAAGGACGGCTGCTGCACGACCGAGGGGCTCGCCCTTCTCAACTACTGACCCTTTGGCATCCACAGTGTCGGTCGCCGGCTGGTCAACGGTGACGCTGACGATGACATCGCCTTCGCTTGGCAACTTTGACGCGTCGAGGACAACGAACTGGTCGCCAGAGAAGCGCTGCTTGTCGGCAACAAGCGCCGAGACGGTTTGCCGTTGCCGAACGCACGTCTTACAGCTCGGCAGCGCCAACGGCTCGAGCACCCCGACCTTCGGCTCCTTGCCGACCTTGTTCACGGTCTCCAGGTAGTACTTCGCGAAAGCGATCGCACCGGCGTCCGTCTTGTACTTGGCCTCCTCGGGCACTCCCGGCGCACCGGCGTACGTCGCGTTGCTGGTCGGGCTCTGGGTGGCGGTCGTCGTGGTCGCGGCCGTCGAAGTGGTCGACGAAGTCGCTGTCGTCGAGGTGCTCGACGGACTCGAGGATTCGGCTTCGGACGAACCGCCGGAGCAGCCCGTGAGCACGCCTCCGGCCAGCGCCAGAGCGAGAATCGGCGCAACGATGCGACCGGGTCGTGCTGTCATCGGGACCTCCCTGAACCTGCGAGCAGCCCTTGCATCTTGCGCTCCAGGCAGCGTCCGCGGCGTTTTCCACAGGTAAGGACTTGGCAAAGTCCATGGACAGGCGTGCCGTCGTACGAGATCTTTCGTGCTGTCACAGTTGGTGGATTCAGGTGCATTCAGGCGTATTCAGCAGGGGAGCAGGGGCATGAAGAGCAGGGTTCTGACGGCAATGTGTGGGGTCGTGCTGGCGGCCGGAGCGAGTGTCGCGGTGGTGCCGGAGGCGCACGCGGCGCCCGAGTTCCAGTGCGGGCCGAACAACTGGATCGGGCGCCTGGTGCCCGAGAACCCGCCGGGCGGGGCGAACTTCCACAACGCGTGCGTGCGGCACGACGCGTGTTACAGCAAGGGCAGCCGCACCAACCGGTTGACCTGCGACCAGGCGTTCCGCACCCGCATGAACAACGCGTGCACGGCGGCCGGCAAGGGCGCGACCTGTCGGGCGATCGCGTCCACCTACTACTACGCCGTCCGCGGCGCCGGCCGGTGGTACTACAAGGGCAGCGGCCTCAACAACTGACCTCGCAGGCGCCCGCCTGCTGCGTGCGAGCATGGCTGGATGAGCAGCGACGACCGCACGATGCGCGAACGGATGGAGGCGGGCGACCTCTACATCGCCGTCGATCCCGAACTCGGCGAGCTGAGCAGCCGCGCCCTCGACCTGGTTCAGGCGTACAACGCGGCCTCGGTGCGTCAGCCGGGGCTACGCCGCCGCCCCACCCGCAAACGCTGCACTTGCCTTCAGAGGCTGCGGTTGCAGCGGCAGCGTCTGAAGGTAGGTGCAGCGTTTGCGGGAAGTGTGGTCGGTCAGTCGCGGGCAGCGATCACCGCGAACGCACCGGCGAGCGCGACGTTCTTGAGGAAGTTGATCTGATGCGCCTTGCGGACGGCGGGGTCCTCGACGTTCCAGAACTGGTGCCCCGCGTACGTGGTCGGGATCAGCGACAGGATCAACCCGGCGGACGCCGTCCGCGGCAATTTGCCGAGCGCGACCGCGACACCGCCGGCCGCCATCGCCGCGCCGGAACCGCACCAGCGCTTCCGGGGCCGGCAGGCCGATGCCTTCGGCGGCCTTGACCCGGGCGCCGGGGTTCTGTGCGGCTTCGAGGCCGAGCTTGACGAACGGGGCGCCGAGCGCGACGCGACCGATGATCTCCAGGGGCTTGATGCTGACGGATCCGACGTTACAACCGGCCGGTCGAGGCGCCGCGGGTCGTCTCGCCTACGCGGTCAGGACGACGCGGCGCCGACGCCGGGTCAGTCGCGACGGATGATGGACGGGTGAACGATCCGTACGAACTGCTCACGACGCACGCCGTGCATTGGGCGGAGAACGCCGGCCGACCGCTCGACGCGACGTTGCTGAGCACGGTGCTGAACCTTCGCGACACCCACGATCGCACCCCGGGAACGTCCTGGCCGGCGGGTTCGGCGGACCACCTGATCACCGTGCGCTGGCCGGAACACCGCGCGCCCGGAGGGGCGCCCGACCACCGCGCGCCCGGAGGGGCGGCGTCCGACACCGGTGCGCTCGTCGACACGCTCGCCACGTTCTGGCAGTTCCTGAGTGCGACCGGACGGCTCGCGCCGGGGTCGGCCGACCCGTCCGACCTAGCGACGGAGGCGCGTCGCGCGCAGGAGTCGATGCCCGCAGGCCGCGCCGACCGCGCCCACCGCACCCGCCCGGCAGCCGCGGGACGCACGAAGGGCGTTACGCCGTCCGGTGACCGGATCGACAGAGAGCCCGGCGACACCGCAGCGGGCGCCACCGTCACCGACATCGACGTGCAGGCCGCCCTGCCGATCCAGGATCCAGCCGAGGTGCTCGCCGTCGTCGCACGGTCGACCTATCGGCATCGGCTCGACGGGCTGCTGGACGCCATCGGTGAGCGGGGGCGGGAGGTCACGTCTGCCGGTTGGTTGCGGCCGAAGTTCGCGGCGGAGATCATCGCGGCACTGGAGATCGACGAATGGGTCGAACGGGTGCTCGGCAGCCCACCGTCACCCTGGCGCTCGGCCGGCGACCATCTCGGCCTCGGCCTGCTCTTCTCGCCGGCGAAGGACGTCGGGCTGCTCGACTACCGGGGCAACCGCGTCGTGCACGTGCCGCGGCCAATGCAAGACGACCCAGCCGCGAGGCATGCACACGAAATCGCCCTTCTGAGCCGGCTGCATCACCACACCCATCGGCTCTTCCTCGGCGATCCGCTGCCGGGCATCGTCCTCGGTGTGCAGACCGACCGGCTGAAGACCCGCGCCGACATCGAGAGCTGGTGGCTGCAGGCGCCGGAGAACATGTTCGGCGACCTCGAGCAGTTCGGCGCCGCGGCGAAGAGCATGCGCAAGACGAGCATCAGGTGGCTGGGTTCGGCGCTGCTGTTCTGGGAGGAGGCCGGGATGCTGGTCGACCGACCCGACGGAGTTCAGGTCACCCCGCTGGGCATCGAATTCACGCGGCTCCTCCTCGACCCCGCCCGGCGAGCGGGCGACGCCTGAGGGCCGAACCTCAGTCCGACCAGACGCCGAAGAACAACGCGATCTGCGGCGGATGAGGTCCTCGAACGGCTCGATCTTCGTCGGCGCCCCGTCGAGTGCCTCGATGTACCTCGACACGGCGGGGGCTCGCTCGAGTGCCGCGGCGATGGCCTGGTTGGTCTCGTGCAGGTCGAACCGGTTCGGATCCATCCCGATGGGGAGCCCGGGGCCGTACTGGTCCTGAGGTTGCGCAGGTCCTCGACCGGCCAGAGCTGGGCGGCGAGCTCGTTCCAGCGGTGGATGCCGCCGATGTCGTCCGGCGGGCAGGCGCGCTCCCCGGCCTCGCAACGGGCGACCGGGTCGTCGGTCGCGCAGGTGCGCACATCGGTGACGCGCAGCACGTGCTCCCAGCCGTCGCCGAAGTCGTACTCGTAGTTGAGGCTGTCACCCGGCTGGCGCAGCACCTGGTCGAGGCGCACCTCGCGTTCGGGCGTGCCGGCGGTGCCCTCGTGTTCGTCGAACTCGGTCAGGAAGTAGTCGCGCTCGCTCGAACGGTTGAAGCGGTGCAGGTGACTGTTGTTCCACCCCATCGCCGCCTGGAGCACCTCGTGCAGTTGGTCGAGACGCTGGTCACCGCGCAGCTCGAGCCGGCGCCAGATCTCGGGGTTCGCGTCCTCGAGCTCGACCAGGACGGTGAGCGTGATCGGGTCGTACGGCGGCTCGGGCAGCTTGATCGGCTTGTTCACGTGCATCCCGAACCGCGAACCGTCGGGCGCTGCCTGGGGCAGGCGGTCACGGCGGAGGTCTTCGGCGAGGGCGGACAGGTCGCGGCCGGCCATGATGGCGCGGATCGCGGCGTCGAGGTCGGGCTGGTCACCGGGGGAGTTCACCCGACGAGCAAATCAGGTCGAGCGCCGATTTGCCTCCGCCCTCCCCGCAAACGCTGCACCTAGCCCCCGCAGGCGCTGCACCTGCCGTCACACGCTGCTGTTGAAACAACAGCGTGTGCTGGGAAGTGCAGCATTTGCGGAGGGGGAGGACGGTTGTCGGCGGCGTCCCGTAACCTCCCCTCGAAGGACTGAAAGGGGTGAACCGATGGGCGGTCGACCGGTGACGCTGGGCGCCTCCCCGGCCACCCAGTGCCCCGTGCGCACCCATCACGCCTTCGACCCCGACATCACGCTGATGCCGGCCGAGCAGCCGCCGGCGATCCAGGAGGCGATCGACGCCGGGCTCGCGTTCGAGCAGACGCTCTTCAACGACATCGCGAGTAGTCGCCCCGACCGGTTCTGCCTGGTCGACCAAGACTCCGGGCGGCGCGCCACCGTGCAGCAGACCCTCGACGCGATGGACGCCGGGGTGCCGGTGATCCTGCGCGGCGTGCTGCCCGACGACGTCGACGGGCACCGGGTCGGTCGACCCGACCTGCTCGTCCGACACGGCGACGACCTGCCGGCCACCTACCTGCCGGGCGAGGTGAAGCTGCACCGTTTCCTGGAGGGCAAGGCGTCCAACACCCGGAACACCTACTCGGTCACGATCGCCCCGGCGTCCGACCCGCAGGCCCGCCGCACCCTCGACCACGCGCGTCCGCGGGTCGGACGTCTGGAGAACGACGCGCTCCAACTCGCCCACTACACAAGGATGTTGGAGTCGATGGGGCGTCACCCGGGCCCGGAGCACCACGAGGCGTTCCTGGTTTCCGGCGACGACTGGGTCGGCACCTGGCAGCTCGACGAGGTGCACGGCACGTGGATCCGGCTCGACGAGCCCGCCTTCGAGACCTACTCCCGCAGCGAGTCGACCAAGAAGCGCACCGCGCTCGAGCGCTACGACCACGAGTTCGGTTTCCGGGTCGCGATCGCCGAGAACGCCGCGGCCGGCAAGCCCGCTATCGTGGTGCCGATCTACAGCTCCGAATGCGACGGGTGCCCGATGTACGCCGGGTGCGAGCCCACCTTCGCCGCCGACCCGACCACGTCGTTCGAGACCTGGCGCCCGCGGGTGCGCGAGTGGCTCGCGCTCCAAACGCTCGGCATCACCACCGTCGAACAACTCGCGGCCGTCGAGCTCACCCCCGAATGGGTCGAGCGCTACCTCGCCGAGATCGAGGGCAAGCAGGGGTGGCGCAAACGGCTCGGCCTCACCATCGAGAAGGCGCGGCTCGCCGTCGCCGGCCACACCTTGGCGTTCCGTGCCCCCGACTCCGTGCGCGCCCCCAGGGCCGACGTCGAGATCGACCTCGACATGGAGAACGACACCGCCGGACGCGTGCTCCTGTGGGGCGCGCGGCTGCGGCGGGGCGACACCGTCGCCTTCCACGCCTTCGTCGACTGGCACGAACTCACCCTCGGCGACGAGCGGGCGATCGCCGAACGCCTCGCCGACTGGCTTGTCGAACAACGGGATTCAGCGGCCGCAGCCGGCGAGTCGATCATGGTCTTCCACCACGGCGACGTCGAGCGACAGAAGCTGCGGCTCATCCTCGGGCCCAGCGCGATCAAGCACATCGGCATCCCGTTCTTCGACACCCATCAGTGGGCCGAGAAGCACCTCGTCGCCACCCGCGGCCTCGGCCTCAAGCCGCTCGCGGGCGAACTCGGCTTCGAGTGGCGCGACGACGATCCGGGCGGCCGCAACTGCCAACTCTGGGTCGACGAGGCGCGCGCCACCTCCGACGCCGAGCAGCGCGCCGGGCTGCAGCAGCGGGTGCTCGACTACAACGAAGACGACACCGCCGCCACCGCGTGGATCCGCGACCACACCGCCGACCTCGTCAGCCTTACCGAACTGGAGGGCGCATGACCCTCCACGTCCACCGCAGCGACCGGCCGGACCAACTCGCCGCGGGCCTGGCCGCGATGCTGCGCGACGCCCCCGCCGACGTCTTCAGCGCCGAGGTCGTCATCGTGCCCGCCCGCGGCGTCGAACGCTGGCTCGGCCAACGGCTGTCGCACACCCTCGGTGCTTCCGACGCCAAGGACGACGGCATCTGTGCCGGTCTGCAGGTGCTCACCCCGGCGTCGCTGGTGGGTCTGTTGCTCTCGCGCGACCGCGACGACCCGTGGCACAGCGACCGGCTCGTGTGGGCCACCCTCGACGCGATCGACGACCTCTGCGGAACACCGGGATTCGAGGCGATCACCCGCCACCTCGGAGCGGGGGAGGAGATCACCGGCGACCCGGCCGCCGAGTGGGAGCGCAAGGCGCGTCAGGCGCGCCGCTACGTC
This genomic stretch from Calidifontibacter indicus harbors:
- a CDS encoding phospholipase A2, encoding MKSRVLTAMCGVVLAAGASVAVVPEAHAAPEFQCGPNNWIGRLVPENPPGGANFHNACVRHDACYSKGSRTNRLTCDQAFRTRMNNACTAAGKGATCRAIASTYYYAVRGAGRWYYKGSGLNN
- a CDS encoding DUF6318 family protein, with protein sequence MTARPGRIVAPILALALAGGVLTGCSGGSSEAESSSPSSTSTTATSSTTSTAATTTTATQSPTSNATYAGAPGVPEEAKYKTDAGAIAFAKYYLETVNKVGKEPKVGVLEPLALPSCKTCVRQRQTVSALVADKQRFSGDQFVVLDASKLPSEGDVIVSVTVDQPATDTVDAKGSVVEKGEPLGRAAAVLTLIWTSGWRVAELQQGTP
- a CDS encoding MBL fold metallo-hydrolase, which codes for MTDNSSRFSGRLQQLTDRVWAWVQPDGTWWLNNAGVVAGDDGIFVVDTCATEPRTTAFLDAVAGAVDGSVRWAVNTHAHGDHCYGNSLLPEDATLLGHELMCEQLRTDPIIDGCPPLWQPVPDWGAVTRRVPTVSFTDRQTVEIGGATVELRHPGHPAHTTGDTVAWIPSEGVLFTGDLLFHGLSPLVFMGSVDGANRSLDWIASFGAAQVVPGHGPVISAAELPEVIAQHRAYYEFVRGVAADGIRRGVDPLTAARAADLGEFATWTDAERLVPNLHRAYADAGVGEVDVVAALSEAVTWAGGPMKTHV
- a CDS encoding plasmid pRiA4b ORF-3 family protein, encoding MNSPGDQPDLDAAIRAIMAGRDLSALAEDLRRDRLPQAAPDGSRFGMHVNKPIKLPEPPYDPITLTVLVELEDANPEIWRRLELRGDQRLDQLHEVLQAAMGWNNSHLHRFNRSSERDYFLTEFDEHEGTAGTPEREVRLDQVLRQPGDSLNYEYDFGDGWEHVLRVTDVRTCATDDPVARCEAGERACPPDDIGGIHRWNELAAQLWPVEDLRNLRTSTAPGSPSGWIRTGSTCTRPTRPSPRHSSEPPPCRGTSRHSTGRRRRSSRSRTSSAADRVVLRRLVGLRFGPQASPARRAGSRRSRVNSMPSGVT
- a CDS encoding 3-hydroxyacyl-CoA dehydrogenase, with the translated sequence MEFKNRTFIVTGGASGLGGATTKALLERGATVVVADLKGEAPEGATFVATDVTDEQQVQHAVDVARDQDAPLSGVVNCAGIAIAAKVLGKQGPHSLDSFMKVLQVNVGGTFNMIRLAAAAMKENEPGEDGERGVIINTASVAAYDGQIGQAAYSASKGGVVGMTLPIARELARDGIRVMTIAPGIFWTPMMAGLPEEAQKSLGEQVPFPSRLGDPSEYAALATHIIENRMLNGEVIRLDGAIRMAPR
- a CDS encoding ribonuclease H-like domain-containing protein; translated protein: MGGRPVTLGASPATQCPVRTHHAFDPDITLMPAEQPPAIQEAIDAGLAFEQTLFNDIASSRPDRFCLVDQDSGRRATVQQTLDAMDAGVPVILRGVLPDDVDGHRVGRPDLLVRHGDDLPATYLPGEVKLHRFLEGKASNTRNTYSVTIAPASDPQARRTLDHARPRVGRLENDALQLAHYTRMLESMGRHPGPEHHEAFLVSGDDWVGTWQLDEVHGTWIRLDEPAFETYSRSESTKKRTALERYDHEFGFRVAIAENAAAGKPAIVVPIYSSECDGCPMYAGCEPTFAADPTTSFETWRPRVREWLALQTLGITTVEQLAAVELTPEWVERYLAEIEGKQGWRKRLGLTIEKARLAVAGHTLAFRAPDSVRAPRADVEIDLDMENDTAGRVLLWGARLRRGDTVAFHAFVDWHELTLGDERAIAERLADWLVEQRDSAAAAGESIMVFHHGDVERQKLRLILGPSAIKHIGIPFFDTHQWAEKHLVATRGLGLKPLAGELGFEWRDDDPGGRNCQLWVDEARATSDAEQRAGLQQRVLDYNEDDTAATAWIRDHTADLVSLTELEGA
- the ppk2 gene encoding polyphosphate kinase 2, which codes for MAKKTANGTVRMDKKLYEAELERLQTELVAMQEWVKQTGARVVVVFEGRDAAGKGSAIKRITEYLNPRVARVAALPKPSDRQKTQWYFQRYVEHLPAAGEIVIFDRSWYNRAGVERVMGFCTQEQYERFLVQAPIFEQMLIDDGILLRKYWFSVSDVEQQARFKARSEDPMRRWKLSPMDLESITRWEAYSQAKDHMFAATDKPQSPWYVVESEDKRASRINVIAHLLSTIPWHPVELPTPDVPERPAPVGYTRPPRTSQTYVPDHAAEVTKAAQAAKSAKDAKAAKDAQPGKGGKKRD
- a CDS encoding CoA transferase; amino-acid sequence: MTDQPKPLTGTTVVTLAVNLPGPLAASRLVEYGARVIKVEPPAGDPLGLMVPDWYGELAAGQEVVKLDLKDAADRARLDEILAEADLLLTSFRPSANERLGLPASAEKHGLAYVEIIGSASHPDHSGHDLTYQAAFGTVVPPAMPPLPIADLLGAERATSTCLAMLRARELGRPATAQVALEDAAQWASGAMRLTGPGAILNGILPNYNIYPTSDGWVAVGALEPHFAARLAEHVAPDDRLAETFKTRTSDDWEAFGNEHDIPLVAVRRSPHSPS
- a CDS encoding DUF7342 family protein — its product is MTRSSRPATHLNDHSHEDHQRHRLDTAFFALHEGDRPQTPKGQSPVTAKLVREALQQSTEPRTAAEIADEVGVSRATAQRYLAALAEDGKARMALRYGATGRPEHQYDWL
- a CDS encoding NADPH:quinone oxidoreductase family protein, with the protein product MRAIQITSLDGPDAVTLADLPDAASDSQVVIEVKAAGVAFPELLQTRGLYQMKPDLPFVPGAEVAGVVRSAPEGSGFAAGDRVAALPMLGGFAEVVTASPDLTFELPDSVTFEEGASFIFNYGTAYFALVERGGLREGESVLVQGAAGGIGTASIQVAKAFGAGRVVAVVSTDEKGEVAVAAGADEYVLADGFKDAVGKSIDIVVDPVGGDRFTDSLRTLKDDGRLLVIGFTAGSIPEVKVNRLLLNNISVVGVGWGAYAMSRPGHIGTEWNAMVPHLESGVLKPIVGGTYPLAEAAEALKSLETRKVTGKVVLVP
- a CDS encoding maltose acetyltransferase domain-containing protein → MEAGDLYIAVDPELGELSSRALDLVQAYNAASVRQPGLRRRPTRKRCTCLQRLRLQRQRLKVGAAFAGSVVGQSRAAITANAPASATFLRKLI